One region of Candidatus Poribacteria bacterium genomic DNA includes:
- a CDS encoding transposase has translation MSGRREFSPHFKVQVVLEALKGERSQAQICRQYNISCELL, from the coding sequence AAGAGAGTTTTCACCTCATTTCAAAGTCCAAGTTGTGCTTGAGGCTCTAAAAGGGGAGAGATCCCAGGCACAGATCTGCAGGCAATACAACATCTCCTGTGAGCTTTTG